Proteins encoded within one genomic window of Saccharopolyspora pogona:
- a CDS encoding PucR family transcriptional regulator: MSLLQAAHAAEVVSSRAERGWMTHEQLSSPALLGPVLDHDECRGSDLLPSLAVFLDAGGRWQEAAQHLHVHINTLRHRMSRVEELTGRSLFSTADRVDLYLALEALRQS, from the coding sequence GTGAGCCTGCTGCAGGCGGCGCATGCAGCCGAGGTGGTGTCGTCCCGGGCCGAACGCGGCTGGATGACGCACGAGCAGCTGAGCAGCCCGGCGCTGCTCGGACCGGTGCTGGACCACGACGAATGCCGGGGCAGCGACCTGCTGCCGTCCTTGGCGGTGTTCCTCGACGCGGGCGGCCGCTGGCAGGAGGCGGCGCAACACCTCCACGTGCACATCAACACCCTGCGGCACCGGATGAGCAGGGTCGAAGAGCTCACGGGCCGCAGCCTCTTCAGCACGGCGGACCGGGTGGACCTCTACCTCGCCCTCGAAGCCCTCCGCCAGTCCTGA
- a CDS encoding DUF2631 domain-containing protein produces MASTELEKKPSQAIDPAEEPSVEWGWHGGFPKGTQFMGWFSVVACLAMLIGNHQGIFSGGGHFKTEDGYLVFIAAVLVIGLLIDLRKKRTAWRR; encoded by the coding sequence GTGGCGAGCACCGAGCTGGAGAAGAAGCCCAGCCAGGCCATCGACCCGGCCGAGGAACCGTCGGTCGAGTGGGGCTGGCACGGCGGTTTCCCGAAGGGCACCCAGTTCATGGGCTGGTTCTCGGTCGTCGCGTGCCTGGCCATGCTGATCGGCAACCACCAGGGCATCTTCAGCGGTGGCGGGCACTTCAAGACCGAGGACGGCTACCTGGTCTTCATCGCGGCGGTCCTGGTCATCGGCCTGCTGATCGACCTGCGCAAGAAGCGGACCGCCTGGCGCCGCTGA
- the dxr gene encoding 1-deoxy-D-xylulose-5-phosphate reductoisomerase — translation MTVMHADTPNQSAPGDPRTVLVLGSTGSIGTQALDVIRHNRDRFRVAGLAAGGSDPQALAEQALEFDVPAVAVAKGTAVEDLQLALYAEAQKRGYAAGEFRLPRLLAGPDAVTDLIESTPADVVLNGVDGSRGLKPTLTALATGAQLALANKESLIAGGALVLGSAAPGQIVPVDSEHSALAQCLFGGRSDEVERLVLTASGGPFRGRKRDELVDVTVQQALAHPTWSMGSVVTINSATLVNKGLELIEAHLLFGIGYDRIDVVVHPQSIVHSMVTFVDGATIAQASPPNMRIPIAMSLEWPRRVPKAAPALTFEQAQEWTFEPVDNEAFPAVELARAAGSGGGCLPAIYNAANEEALAAFVDGRLGFTGIVQTVGEVLAGADQWRSDPVGLDEVFAAEDWARTRARELAGKAE, via the coding sequence ATGACCGTGATGCACGCCGACACCCCGAATCAGAGCGCACCCGGCGACCCCCGCACCGTGCTGGTGCTCGGCTCGACCGGTTCGATCGGTACCCAGGCCCTGGACGTGATCCGGCACAACCGCGACCGGTTCCGGGTCGCCGGGCTGGCCGCGGGCGGCAGCGACCCGCAGGCGCTGGCGGAACAGGCGCTGGAGTTCGACGTCCCGGCCGTTGCGGTCGCCAAGGGCACCGCCGTTGAAGACCTCCAGCTCGCCCTCTACGCCGAGGCCCAGAAGCGCGGCTACGCGGCCGGTGAGTTCCGCCTCCCCAGGCTGCTGGCCGGGCCGGACGCAGTCACCGACCTCATCGAGTCCACCCCCGCCGACGTGGTGCTCAACGGCGTCGACGGCTCGCGCGGTCTCAAGCCGACGCTGACTGCGCTGGCGACCGGCGCGCAGCTGGCGCTGGCCAACAAAGAGTCGCTGATCGCGGGTGGTGCGCTGGTGCTGGGCAGCGCCGCGCCCGGCCAGATCGTGCCGGTCGACTCCGAGCACTCCGCGCTGGCGCAGTGCCTGTTCGGGGGTCGTTCCGACGAGGTGGAACGGCTGGTGCTTACCGCCTCCGGCGGCCCGTTCCGGGGCCGCAAGCGTGACGAGCTCGTGGACGTCACGGTGCAGCAGGCGCTGGCCCACCCCACCTGGTCGATGGGCAGCGTGGTCACCATCAACTCGGCCACGCTGGTGAACAAGGGCCTGGAGCTGATCGAGGCGCACCTGCTGTTCGGCATCGGCTACGACCGCATCGACGTCGTGGTGCACCCGCAGTCGATCGTGCACTCGATGGTCACCTTCGTGGACGGCGCCACGATCGCCCAGGCCAGCCCGCCGAACATGCGGATCCCGATCGCGATGAGCCTGGAATGGCCGCGCCGGGTGCCCAAGGCCGCCCCGGCGCTGACCTTCGAGCAGGCGCAGGAATGGACCTTCGAGCCGGTGGACAACGAGGCGTTCCCGGCCGTCGAGCTGGCCCGAGCTGCGGGCTCCGGCGGCGGCTGCCTGCCCGCGATCTACAACGCCGCGAACGAAGAAGCGCTGGCGGCGTTCGTCGATGGCCGACTCGGCTTCACCGGAATCGTGCAGACTGTGGGTGAGGTGCTCGCCGGCGCCGATCAGTGGCGCAGCGATCCGGTGGGCTTGGACGAGGTCTTCGCGGCCGAGGACTGGGCGCGGACCCGGGCTCGCGAGCTCGCGGGGAAGGCGGAGTAG
- a CDS encoding PucR family transcriptional regulator ligand-binding domain-containing protein gives MRVDDLLNLPELALQVRVRGRVDRPIRWVHTIEIKAPGRSCAAARSSRSRGSATPWRSSRGASTMHWTAESPTSASASPEPRRSCA, from the coding sequence GTGCGCGTCGACGATCTGCTGAACCTGCCGGAACTCGCCCTGCAGGTGCGGGTGCGCGGCCGGGTGGACCGGCCGATCCGCTGGGTGCACACCATCGAGATCAAGGCGCCCGGCCGTTCCTGCGCGGCGGCGAGGTCGTCGCGTTCGCGCGGGTCCGCGACACCGTGGCGGAGCTCGCGCGGCGCATCAACGATGCACTGGACAGCGGAGTCGCCCACATCGGCGTCGGCAAGCCCGGAACCGCGTCGGAGCTGCGCGTGA
- the ispG gene encoding flavodoxin-dependent (E)-4-hydroxy-3-methylbut-2-enyl-diphosphate synthase → MTVDLGMPAAPAPVLAERRKTRQLQVGAVGVGSEHPISVQSMTTTVTADINSTLQQIAELTAAGCDIVRVACPSADDAEALPAIAQKSKIPVIADIHFQPKYVFAAIEAGCAAVRVNPGNIKKFDDKVKEIAQAAKDHGTPIRIGVNAGSLDPRLMQKYGKATPEALAESALWEASLFAEHDFHDLKISVKHNDPVVMVRAYEILAEQCDYPLHLGVTEAGPAFQGTIKSAVAFGALLRQGIGDTIRVSLSAPPVEEIKVGTQILQSLNLRPRKLEIVSCPSCGRAQVDVYKLAEEVTAGLEGMEVPLRVAVMGCVVNGPGEAREADLGVASGNGKGQIFVKGEVIKTVPEHQIVETLIEEAMRIAEDMEPADAESGAPVVTVS, encoded by the coding sequence ATGACCGTCGATCTGGGCATGCCCGCGGCCCCGGCTCCGGTGCTCGCGGAACGGCGCAAGACCCGGCAGTTGCAGGTCGGAGCGGTCGGGGTGGGCAGTGAACACCCCATTTCCGTGCAGAGCATGACTACGACCGTCACTGCGGACATCAACAGCACGCTGCAGCAGATCGCGGAGCTGACCGCCGCGGGGTGCGACATCGTCCGGGTGGCGTGCCCCAGCGCGGACGACGCGGAGGCGCTGCCGGCCATCGCGCAGAAGTCGAAGATCCCGGTCATCGCCGACATCCACTTCCAGCCGAAGTACGTGTTCGCGGCGATCGAGGCCGGTTGCGCCGCGGTGCGCGTCAACCCGGGCAACATCAAGAAGTTCGACGACAAGGTCAAGGAGATCGCGCAGGCCGCCAAGGACCACGGCACGCCGATCCGGATCGGCGTCAACGCCGGTTCGCTGGACCCGCGGCTGATGCAGAAATACGGCAAGGCGACCCCGGAGGCCCTGGCCGAGTCGGCGCTGTGGGAGGCGAGCCTGTTCGCCGAGCACGACTTCCACGACCTGAAGATCTCGGTGAAGCACAACGACCCGGTCGTGATGGTGCGCGCCTACGAGATCCTCGCCGAGCAGTGCGACTACCCGCTGCACCTCGGCGTCACCGAGGCCGGCCCGGCGTTCCAGGGCACGATCAAGTCCGCGGTCGCCTTCGGCGCGCTGCTGCGCCAGGGCATCGGGGACACGATCCGGGTGTCGCTGTCGGCGCCGCCGGTCGAGGAGATCAAGGTCGGCACCCAGATCCTGCAGTCGCTGAACCTGCGGCCGCGGAAGCTGGAGATCGTGTCGTGCCCGTCGTGCGGACGGGCGCAGGTGGACGTCTACAAGCTCGCCGAGGAGGTCACCGCCGGCCTGGAGGGCATGGAGGTGCCGTTGCGGGTCGCGGTCATGGGCTGCGTCGTCAACGGGCCGGGCGAGGCGCGGGAAGCCGACCTCGGCGTGGCCTCGGGCAACGGCAAGGGCCAGATCTTCGTTAAGGGCGAGGTGATCAAGACGGTGCCGGAGCACCAGATCGTCGAGACCCTGATCGAGGAGGCCATGCGCATCGCCGAGGACATGGAACCCGCCGACGCCGAGTCCGGCGCGCCGGTCGTCACCGTCAGCTGA
- a CDS encoding aldehyde dehydrogenase family protein: MSSVTGYWVAGERVTSDATFEVRHPYDGVAVATTCYATDADVERAVAAAHAVRREFAELPAHARAAALDHVSRRLTERAEEIAQLITAENGKPITWARSEVARAASTFRWGAEEARRFSGELQRLDTDAGTTGRMALIRRIPRGPVLGISPFNFPLNLVAHKVAPALAVGTPIVLKPAPKTPLSALLLGEILAETELPAGSWSVVTTTNEKAAELVADPRLPVVSFTGSGPVGWGIRDSAPRKHVTLELGGNAAVIVNSDWADLDYAAERIATFGVYQGGQSCISVQRVYAHRDIVDDLTARVVKAVEAQGTGDPKDPATKVGPLIDLAAAERVEQWVGEAVAAGARVLTGGTREGTTYAPTVLADAPEDAKVSCEEVFGPVLVIAPVDSVDEAFEKVNASRYGLQAGVFTRDLQLAFRASSELEVGGVIIGDVPSFRADQMPYGGVKESGVGREGVRAAMTDLTEEHVTVLTGINP; the protein is encoded by the coding sequence ATGTCATCGGTCACCGGGTACTGGGTCGCTGGCGAGCGGGTCACCAGCGACGCGACCTTCGAGGTGCGTCATCCCTACGACGGCGTGGCAGTCGCCACCACGTGCTACGCCACCGACGCCGATGTGGAGCGGGCCGTCGCCGCCGCGCACGCGGTCCGCCGCGAGTTCGCCGAACTGCCCGCGCACGCGCGCGCGGCGGCGCTGGACCACGTGAGCCGCCGCCTCACCGAGCGGGCCGAGGAGATCGCGCAGCTGATCACCGCCGAGAACGGCAAGCCGATCACCTGGGCTCGCAGCGAGGTCGCCCGCGCCGCCTCCACCTTCCGCTGGGGCGCGGAAGAAGCCCGCCGCTTCTCCGGCGAGCTGCAGCGGCTCGACACCGATGCGGGCACGACGGGCCGGATGGCGCTGATCCGCCGGATCCCGCGCGGCCCGGTGCTCGGCATCTCGCCGTTCAATTTCCCGCTCAACCTGGTGGCACACAAGGTCGCCCCGGCGCTCGCCGTCGGCACCCCGATCGTGCTCAAGCCCGCACCGAAGACCCCGCTGTCCGCGCTGCTGCTCGGCGAGATCCTGGCCGAGACCGAACTGCCCGCCGGGTCCTGGTCGGTGGTGACGACCACCAACGAGAAGGCCGCCGAGCTTGTCGCGGACCCGCGGCTGCCGGTGGTGTCGTTCACCGGTTCCGGGCCGGTCGGCTGGGGCATCCGCGACTCGGCCCCGCGCAAGCACGTCACCCTCGAACTCGGCGGCAACGCCGCGGTGATCGTCAACTCGGACTGGGCGGACCTCGACTACGCCGCCGAGCGCATCGCCACCTTCGGGGTGTACCAGGGCGGCCAGTCCTGCATTTCGGTGCAGCGTGTCTACGCCCACCGCGACATCGTCGACGACCTGACCGCCCGCGTGGTCAAGGCCGTCGAAGCGCAGGGCACCGGAGACCCGAAGGACCCGGCCACCAAGGTCGGACCGCTGATCGACCTGGCGGCCGCGGAGCGGGTCGAGCAGTGGGTCGGCGAAGCCGTCGCGGCGGGCGCCCGGGTGCTCACCGGCGGCACCCGCGAGGGCACGACCTACGCGCCGACGGTGCTGGCCGACGCGCCGGAGGACGCGAAGGTCTCCTGCGAGGAGGTCTTCGGGCCGGTGCTGGTCATCGCGCCGGTCGACTCGGTGGACGAGGCGTTCGAGAAGGTCAACGCCTCCCGCTACGGCCTGCAGGCCGGGGTGTTCACCCGCGACCTGCAGCTGGCCTTCCGCGCGTCGTCGGAGCTGGAAGTCGGCGGCGTGATCATCGGCGACGTGCCGAGCTTCCGCGCCGACCAGATGCCCTACGGCGGGGTGAAGGAGTCGGGCGTCGGCCGGGAAGGCGTGCGGGCCGCGATGACGGATCTCACCGAGGAGCATGTCACAGTCCTCACCGGCATCAACCCGTGA
- a CDS encoding GNAT family N-acetyltransferase, translating to MLKLAGARLLEERDALLVRSVLDSAPVAACMVAARVEEAGVHPLRLGGELWGYGSKLTGMCFSGANLIPLRGGPAAMRAFADRALRRRRVCSSLVGPAEQVLALWNEVAAQWGPAREVRADQPLMALSEPPRVAPDPLVRPVRPDELDRYLPAAIAMFTEEVGVDPSSDGGAASYRARVADLIAGGRAFARFEGNEVVFKAEIGAVSRTVGQIQGVWVHPDRRSTGLGTAGTAAVADRLVRGLGRTASLYVNGYNTAARLAYRKVGFQQVGSFGTVLL from the coding sequence GTGCTCAAGCTCGCCGGTGCACGGCTGTTGGAGGAACGCGACGCGCTGCTGGTCCGTTCCGTGTTGGATTCCGCCCCGGTCGCGGCCTGCATGGTGGCCGCGCGCGTCGAGGAAGCCGGCGTCCACCCGTTGCGCCTCGGCGGCGAACTGTGGGGCTACGGCAGCAAGCTCACCGGGATGTGCTTCTCGGGCGCGAACCTGATCCCGCTGCGCGGCGGACCCGCCGCGATGCGCGCCTTCGCCGACCGCGCGCTGCGCCGACGCCGCGTGTGCTCGTCGCTGGTCGGCCCGGCCGAGCAAGTGCTTGCGCTTTGGAACGAGGTGGCGGCGCAGTGGGGCCCGGCGCGGGAGGTGCGCGCCGACCAGCCGCTCATGGCGCTCTCCGAACCGCCCCGGGTGGCCCCGGACCCGCTGGTCCGCCCGGTGCGCCCGGACGAGCTGGACCGCTACCTGCCTGCGGCGATCGCGATGTTCACCGAGGAAGTCGGGGTGGACCCGTCCAGCGACGGCGGCGCGGCGAGCTACCGCGCGCGGGTCGCCGACCTGATCGCCGGTGGCCGGGCGTTCGCCCGCTTCGAGGGCAACGAGGTGGTGTTCAAGGCCGAGATCGGCGCGGTGTCCCGAACCGTGGGCCAGATCCAAGGCGTCTGGGTGCATCCGGACCGGCGCAGCACCGGACTGGGCACGGCGGGAACGGCTGCGGTGGCGGACCGGCTGGTGCGCGGCCTGGGACGCACGGCGAGCCTGTACGTCAACGGCTACAACACCGCCGCCCGCCTGGCCTACCGGAAGGTCGGCTTCCAGCAGGTCGGATCCTTCGGCACCGTCCTCCTCTGA
- a CDS encoding PucR family transcriptional regulator, whose amino-acid sequence MSLTVRDLVADAQLGLAARAGARELDRPIAWVHTSELTDPAPFLEGGELLLTTGLALRPEDCAGLVERLTAVGVAGLGFGVGLSHRVIPAELVKAAESAGLPLLEVPRPTPFIAISKAVSRAVAADEYASLRRTSRAQHELAQAAGTTNGVAALVRKLATLLDAWVLLLDAGGRLLHSAPAAAGSRLPQLEPEVAKVRAKRGLAAAGFSLGDQEVSMQALGGRARGFLAVGRGGPFATTDHHVINSAASLLTLALEQVEALAIARRRLRAGFLDLMLRGEPVQDVLPDLHAELPPEPFRVVALAGARDRDELLTRLAADQPSAPAYLAEHGDTVVGLVDGGALDWLTGQPGVAVGVSEPCEVAGLAEGLRQAQQAARAAKRSGTAVHFGDLAGYGLLNLVPGTDAQAFAEALLAPLRGQDALIESLQTWLAHHGQWDPAANRLGVHRHTLRNRVRKVEELLGRGLDQPGVRAELWLALQVLDRPGE is encoded by the coding sequence GTGTCGTTGACGGTGCGCGACCTGGTCGCCGATGCCCAGCTGGGGCTTGCCGCGCGGGCCGGTGCACGGGAGCTCGACCGCCCGATCGCGTGGGTGCACACCAGCGAGCTGACGGATCCGGCACCGTTCCTGGAGGGCGGCGAACTGCTGCTGACGACCGGTCTGGCGCTGCGCCCGGAGGACTGCGCGGGGTTGGTCGAGCGGCTCACCGCGGTCGGCGTCGCGGGGCTGGGTTTCGGTGTCGGGCTCAGCCACCGGGTGATCCCTGCCGAGCTCGTGAAAGCTGCGGAATCCGCCGGGCTGCCGCTGCTCGAAGTGCCCCGTCCGACGCCGTTCATCGCGATCAGCAAGGCCGTTTCGCGCGCCGTCGCGGCCGACGAGTACGCGAGCCTGCGCCGCACCAGCCGCGCCCAGCACGAACTCGCGCAGGCGGCCGGCACCACCAACGGGGTGGCCGCCCTGGTCCGCAAGCTCGCGACGCTCTTGGACGCGTGGGTGTTGCTGCTCGACGCCGGCGGCCGGCTCCTGCACAGCGCCCCGGCGGCGGCCGGTTCCCGGCTGCCGCAGCTGGAGCCGGAAGTGGCGAAGGTGCGCGCGAAGCGCGGCCTGGCCGCCGCCGGGTTCTCGCTCGGCGATCAGGAAGTGAGCATGCAGGCGCTGGGCGGCCGGGCGCGCGGCTTCCTGGCCGTCGGCCGCGGCGGGCCGTTCGCCACCACCGACCACCACGTGATCAACTCGGCCGCCTCGCTGCTGACCTTGGCGCTGGAACAGGTCGAGGCCCTCGCCATTGCCCGCCGTCGGCTGCGCGCCGGGTTCCTGGACCTGATGCTCCGCGGCGAGCCGGTGCAGGACGTGCTCCCCGATCTGCACGCCGAGCTGCCGCCCGAGCCGTTCCGGGTGGTGGCGCTGGCCGGTGCCCGCGACCGCGACGAGCTGCTGACCCGGCTGGCGGCGGACCAGCCGAGCGCCCCCGCCTACCTGGCCGAACACGGCGACACCGTGGTGGGGCTCGTCGATGGCGGCGCGCTCGATTGGCTCACCGGTCAGCCTGGCGTGGCCGTCGGCGTGTCCGAGCCGTGCGAGGTGGCCGGGCTCGCCGAAGGCCTCCGCCAGGCGCAGCAGGCGGCGCGTGCGGCGAAGCGCAGCGGCACAGCGGTGCACTTCGGAGACCTCGCCGGATACGGCCTGCTGAACCTGGTGCCCGGCACCGATGCGCAGGCGTTCGCCGAGGCCCTGCTCGCCCCGCTGCGCGGGCAGGACGCGCTGATCGAGTCGTTGCAGACCTGGTTGGCGCACCACGGGCAATGGGATCCGGCGGCCAACCGGCTGGGCGTGCACAGGCACACCCTGCGCAACCGGGTGCGCAAGGTGGAGGAGCTGCTCGGGCGCGGCCTGGACCAGCCCGGCGTGCGCGCAGAGCTGTGGCTGGCGCTGCAAGTCCTGGACCGGCCCGGCGAGTGA
- the gabT gene encoding 4-aminobutyrate--2-oxoglutarate transaminase, whose translation MTVSPAQAALPQARVLRTEIPGPNSRELQRRRTAAVSTGVASVLPVFIAEAAGGVLHDVDGNSLIDLGSGIAVTNVGNAAPEVAEPVRRQVGEFTHTCFMVTPYENYLQVCEELAALTPGDHEKRSALFNSGAEAVENAVKIARRATGRQAIVVFDHAYHGRTNLTMALTAKSVPYKHGFGPFAPEIYRVPMSYPARDSRTGEQVAREAIDRIEKQLGADSVAAVLIEPIQGEGGFIEPAAGFLPAISRWCTDNGVLFIADEIQTGFCRTGAWFACDHENVVPDLITTAKGMAGGLPLAAVTGRAELMDAMPPSSLGGTYGGNPVACAAALGAIRAMRERDLATAARDIGDLVFPRLRELAETTDAILDVRGRGAMIGIEFVKPGTTDPDPEVTAKIAKACHAQGVVILTCGTYGNVIRLLPPLVIDHALLEEGLAVLEEAIREHTR comes from the coding sequence GTGACGGTTTCCCCGGCCCAGGCAGCACTGCCGCAGGCGCGCGTGCTGCGCACCGAAATCCCCGGCCCGAACTCCCGCGAACTCCAGCGGCGCCGCACCGCGGCGGTGTCGACCGGCGTGGCCAGCGTGCTGCCGGTCTTCATCGCCGAGGCAGCCGGCGGCGTGCTGCACGACGTTGACGGGAACTCGCTGATCGACCTCGGTTCGGGCATCGCCGTCACGAACGTCGGCAACGCCGCGCCGGAGGTCGCCGAGCCCGTGCGCCGCCAGGTCGGCGAGTTCACCCACACCTGCTTCATGGTGACGCCGTACGAGAACTACCTGCAGGTCTGCGAGGAACTCGCGGCGCTCACCCCGGGCGACCACGAGAAGCGCAGCGCGCTGTTCAACTCGGGCGCGGAAGCGGTGGAGAACGCCGTCAAGATCGCGCGGCGGGCCACCGGGCGGCAGGCGATCGTGGTGTTCGACCACGCCTACCACGGGCGCACCAACCTGACCATGGCGCTGACCGCGAAGTCCGTGCCGTACAAGCACGGATTCGGCCCGTTCGCGCCGGAGATCTACCGGGTGCCGATGTCGTACCCGGCGCGGGATTCGCGCACCGGCGAGCAGGTGGCGCGGGAGGCGATCGACCGGATCGAGAAGCAGCTCGGCGCCGACTCCGTCGCGGCCGTGCTGATCGAACCGATCCAGGGAGAAGGCGGATTCATCGAGCCAGCGGCCGGATTCCTGCCCGCGATCTCGCGGTGGTGCACCGACAACGGCGTGCTGTTCATCGCCGACGAAATCCAGACCGGCTTCTGCCGCACCGGCGCGTGGTTCGCCTGCGACCACGAGAACGTGGTACCCGACCTGATCACCACGGCGAAGGGCATGGCCGGCGGCCTGCCGCTGGCCGCGGTGACGGGCCGCGCGGAGCTGATGGACGCGATGCCGCCGAGCAGCCTGGGCGGCACCTACGGCGGCAACCCGGTCGCGTGCGCGGCCGCGCTCGGCGCGATCCGCGCGATGCGCGAACGGGACCTGGCCACGGCCGCGCGCGACATCGGCGACCTGGTGTTCCCCCGCCTGCGTGAGCTCGCCGAGACCACCGACGCGATTCTCGACGTGCGCGGCCGGGGTGCCATGATCGGCATCGAGTTCGTCAAACCGGGCACCACCGATCCGGACCCCGAGGTGACCGCGAAGATCGCGAAGGCCTGCCACGCCCAGGGCGTCGTGATTCTCACCTGCGGCACCTACGGCAACGTGATCCGCCTGCTGCCGCCGCTGGTCATCGACCACGCCCTCCTCGAAGAAGGCCTGGCGGTCCTGGAAGAAGCCATCCGCGAGCACACGCGGTGA
- a CDS encoding M50 family metallopeptidase, whose protein sequence is MLVVVGIIIFFLGLLFSIAWHELGHLAAAKLFGIKVTQYMVGFGRTIWSRKKGDTEYGVKLIPFGGYIRMIGMFPPKKDEKYGRTASSAPWRAMIEDARQMSAEEITPEDAHRQFYQRSPWKRVIVMLAGPVMNLILAVGIFAAILMGHGINTPTTTVSSVSACVLPATAPNTEQCPADAPPSPAAAADFRPGDRILEFNGKPYASWDELQLAIRGSAGTVPVVVDRGGQQLTLQANLMQTDRPKLNSTSEYEKVGFLGLTPTSQLVKQDFGGVAKTIGGFVSLTMQKVVELPQRVPDLINAIFGGERHQDSPVGIVGASRLGGEVLASDDFGVDARIIMMFNLLAGVNLSLFVFNMLPILPLDGGHVAGAIWEGIRRRFAKLVRRPDPGPFDTARLMPLAYAVSLIFIAYSLLVLVADVVNPVKLF, encoded by the coding sequence ATGCTGGTCGTCGTTGGCATCATCATCTTCTTCCTCGGTCTGCTGTTCTCCATCGCGTGGCACGAGCTGGGGCACCTGGCGGCGGCGAAGCTGTTCGGGATCAAGGTCACCCAGTACATGGTCGGCTTCGGCCGCACCATCTGGTCGCGCAAGAAGGGCGACACCGAGTACGGCGTGAAGCTCATCCCGTTCGGCGGCTACATCCGGATGATCGGCATGTTCCCGCCGAAGAAGGACGAGAAGTACGGCCGCACCGCGTCGTCCGCGCCGTGGCGGGCGATGATCGAGGACGCCCGCCAGATGTCCGCCGAGGAGATCACCCCCGAGGACGCGCACCGGCAGTTCTACCAGCGCAGCCCGTGGAAGCGGGTCATCGTGATGCTGGCCGGGCCGGTGATGAACCTCATCCTGGCGGTCGGCATCTTCGCGGCGATCCTGATGGGCCACGGCATCAACACGCCGACCACGACGGTGTCGTCGGTCAGCGCGTGCGTGCTCCCCGCCACCGCCCCGAACACCGAGCAGTGCCCGGCGGACGCGCCGCCGTCCCCGGCCGCGGCCGCCGATTTCCGGCCCGGCGACCGGATCCTGGAGTTCAACGGCAAGCCCTACGCCTCGTGGGACGAGCTGCAGCTGGCCATCCGCGGCTCCGCCGGCACCGTGCCGGTGGTCGTCGACCGCGGTGGCCAGCAGCTGACCCTGCAGGCGAACCTGATGCAGACCGACCGGCCGAAGCTGAACTCGACCAGCGAGTACGAGAAGGTCGGCTTCCTCGGCCTGACCCCGACGTCGCAGCTGGTGAAGCAGGACTTCGGCGGCGTGGCGAAGACCATCGGCGGGTTCGTCAGCCTCACCATGCAGAAGGTCGTCGAGCTGCCGCAGCGGGTGCCCGATCTGATCAACGCGATCTTCGGCGGTGAGCGGCACCAGGACTCGCCGGTGGGCATCGTCGGCGCGAGCCGGCTGGGCGGCGAGGTGCTGGCGTCGGACGACTTCGGCGTGGACGCCCGGATCATCATGATGTTCAACCTGCTCGCGGGCGTGAACCTGTCGTTGTTCGTGTTCAACATGCTGCCGATTCTGCCGCTGGACGGCGGCCACGTCGCCGGTGCGATCTGGGAGGGCATCCGCCGCAGGTTCGCCAAGCTGGTGCGGCGGCCGGACCCGGGCCCGTTCGACACGGCGAGGCTGATGCCGCTGGCGTACGCGGTGAGCCTGATCTTCATCGCGTACTCGCTGCTGGTCTTGGTCGCCGACGTCGTGAACCCGGTGAAGCTGTTCTAG